TTCCTTACCCATGCGCGAACCGTTCAGCACGCATCCCGTGCGGTGGTCGATGAAGGTAGCCCCATAGATGCGCCCTTCCTCTGTGTAGCGCAGCACGGTATCTATGCCCTTCTCTTTGAGCCGGGAAATAAACCTGTCCTTGTCATAAGTGCCTTGCAGCACGGAAAGGACGGTGCGTTTCGTCATGTCTGCCAGTTTCCTGTCCTTGATTTCCGATTTGGAACGGACAAACTTCTTCTGCACGGCTTCATAGCCTGCGGACTTCCCGAAGAGCGAGGACTTGAACGGATTGCCAACTTTGTTACCCCTGTCGTCCGTGACGGAATAGACCAGCCCGTGATACTCCCGTCCGCGCACGTTTCCCCTCGCTTCCTCCACCGTCATATTATATAAGGAAAGGAGCGCACGGTATTCGCCCATCGTCTGGAAGCGGTACTGCCCGTTCAGAGCCTTCACGGTGTTGCCCACCTGCTTTTTCACATCGCCAGCCGATGCATCCACCTTGCGCAACGGGTTATCCAATCCCTGATTTTTTCGTTCTGCCGGATGCAATCCATACTTCTGTTCCAGTTCCCTGCGAATACGGTCGCTGCGGCGGTAGAGAAAATCCCGGTTGAGCCTTTTACCGTTCTCGTCCACGTTGACCGTCACGATGTGCAGGTGGTGGCGGTCGATGTCCTCGTGCTTGAATACAAGATAAGGCTGGTTTCCGAAACCGAGTTTTTCCAGATACTCGCGGGCGATATTCTGCAACTCAATATCGGTCAGCACATCCTCCGGGTGCGGGTTGAGTGAGATATGCACCACCGGCTTCTCGACCTTCATCTGCGGTGGCAGGAAGGTGTGGAAACCCTCCATCGCCTTGCTTATGTCCACCGTTCCCGAACCGTCATTGTAGATGCGGTTGGTGGTGAGAAGCCGCCCCTGCGCCTCGTTAATCTTCTCCCCGTTGTAGGCAATCGCGCCGTACAACGAGTTTCCTACACTGATTTTTGCGACCATTTTGCTTCCATTTCTCTCGACAATTCCACAATCTGACGGCTCAGTTTCACGAGTTCGACGGTGTGTTGCTCCAGCTTGTAGAGCAACGCCATCGCCTTTTTCTCGGAAAAATGCAGCCTCAATTCCTTCACGACTTGGTTGTAATTCGTACCCACGGCGCGGAACTGCGCGTGAAAATCCGACAGCTTGGTGTAGTAGTCCACCAGCGTCTTGTCCACCTTCAGCACCTTGAACGGTTGCCCGAAGAAGTGCGCTTTGAGGAAAACCGACCGTGCATAGACACCCGATTTTCCGAACATGGCGAGGAAACGGTTGTGTTCCTCCTCGTTGAAACGGACGGTGTACCGGTACACCGCCGGATCAAGTTTGGGATTTCTCCCTGCTTTGCTTTTCCTTTTCTCTTTCATATCACTTTGGATTTAGCGGATTGACGGCATAAGCCGCCGCTTCTGTTCACGGCACCGCAGTTCTGAAAGGCTTTCCGACTTCGGAGGGAAAGCCCGTCCCCTGCAAGGGCAAGTGCTTTTCCGGGATGCTCAAATCATTTTGAGCGGCTGAAAAGACATCTTGCTATGTTCAGGTGAACATAAAAATCCGTCAGGGGACGGATTGGGAAAATACCTTTCAGGACTCCGGGCCGCGCGTCATCGGCGAACCCTGCTGTCCGGGTGCAAAGTTACGCCCTTAAAGCGGTATCGGACAGATGCTTGACCCGGTCAATGACTGCCAACCGGCGCAACGTGCCGCCACTTGCCGGAGAAGTGATACAGGTTCCAAAATATACTTGTTTATTTGCAGCATGATTCAAGAAACGAACGATTTGAAGATATGATAAACGGAACATTCAAATACCCGGAAATCCGCTTCTTCGGATACTTGCCGAAACGGATACCCGAACCGTCGGAAACCCGGTTCTCCGACAATTCGGTGACGTATGGATTCAATGACTTCATGACGCAATGTCGTCAATCACCATTTGTCCGACGCACCGCTTCACCACAGAACCGGATACGCGACGACCCGCCTGCGTGTGTAGTCACGGAAGCGGATGGTGCGACAGCCAAATCCGTATGGAAACAGAAAAACAAATCATCAACAATTAAAATAAATGGAACTATGAGTAAGGAAATCTTCGTTGCATTCGCAACACAGAAAGGTGGCATCGGCAAATCCACTGTCACGGCACTTGCCGCCAGCTACCTGCACAACGTGAAAGGCTACAATGTCGCCGTCGTGGACTGCGACGACCCGCAGCACAGCATCCACGGGCTGCGCGAACACGAAATGGGGCTTATCGACAGCAGCACCTACTTCAAGGCTCTCGCTTGCGACCATTTCCGCCGGATCAAAAAGAACGCCTACACCATCGTCAAAAGCAATGCGGTGAACGCCCTCGACGATGCCGAGAGGATGATTGCCACTGAGGACGTGAAACCCGACGTGGTGTTCTTCGACATGCCCGGCACACTCCGAAGCAACGGCGTGATAAAGACGCTCTCGCAGATGGACTACATTTTCACTCCGCTGAGTGCCGACCGCTTTGTCGTGGAGAGTACCCTGAAATTCGTCACGATGTTCCGCGACAGGCTGATGACTACCGGACAGGCGAAAACAAAGGGGCTGCATCTGTTCTGGACGATGGTGGACGGCAGGGAGAGGAACGACTTGTACGGCATCTACGAGGAAGTGATAGCCGAAATGGGCTTTCCGGTACTTTCCACCCGCTTGCCCGACAGCAAGAAGTTCCGCCGTGACCTTTCGGAAGAGCGCAAGAGCGTTTTCCGCTCCACCATCTTCCCGATGGACACGGCACTGCTGAAAGGGAGTGGCATCCGGGAGTTTTCCGAAGAGATAAGCGACATCATCAGACCGCAGTGAGCATGGGCAGCAGGAAAGTGAACACGGAAGGCATCGACGAGGAACTGCTGTTAGCCTCCATCGGGCGGCGCACACAGGACGGGACACTGCGCCCCGCACAGGAAGTACCCGCAGCTGCACCGACCGAAGAGGACACCGCCGCACCGGAACCATCTCCTGTGCAACCCGTAACACGGGAAAAAGCGCAGAGGGAAAGTGGACGCCGGAAAAGGCAGGACGAGGACTACAACGAGCTATTCCTGCGCCGCAACGAGATAAAGACCCGCCAATGTGTCTATATCAGCCGTGACGTCCACGGCAAGATCCTCAGAATCGTGAACGACATCGCCGGAGGGGAAATCTCAGTAGGCGGATATGTGGATACCGTGCTGCGCCAGCATCTGGAACAGCACAAGGAGAGAATCAACGAACTGTACAAGAAACAACGTGAAGATCTGATTTGAAAATGGAAAAAGAAATGACACCGAATGAAAAAAGACCACAGCAAGACTGCGGAGGTATGTTTACCCAAGTGCAGGCGAGTGTGGAAATACTGTCGCCTGTCCCGGTAAGCGGCAAATGCAGTGAGAAGGACTATGAACGCCTGTTCATCCGCGACCCGGAAGTAAAGGCACGTGAGGGGAAGATGGCGTATGTGCGCCCGGAGTACCACGAGCGTATCATGCGTATCACCCGTGTAATCGGGCATGACCGGCTTACGCTGTCCGCTTACATCGACCATGTGCTGACGCACCACTTCAACCAGTGCGAAGATGCGATAAAGAGCCTTTATGCCCGAAATTACAATTCAGTATTCTAACCAAAAACGGAAGGATATGAATTACACAATCAGCATGACAGACATTCTGCTGGCGGTATCGGTCGGCTGCAACCTCTGGTTCCTGTTCCTGCTCCTTTACGAGCGCATCATGGACACGCGGATTGTCCGCTTCTTCAAGGGCATTGTCGGATTATGGCGGTCACTGGACGGGAATGAGGCTAAACGCATAGCGGCACACGAGGAAGTCCCTGCGGAAAAGGCGGACATCATCGGCAAGAGCCGTTTCAGGATGGCATCCACCCGGACAACCGCTGCCATACCGACGCAAGAAGCCGCCACTATTGAAAAAGGCATTGAGCTGTCGGAGGAAGAGGCTACTTTTGACGACGGAAAAACGGGAAACGCATCCCGCCCGGCACAAGTCCCGGAGGAAAAACTCGATGAGACCTTCACGAGCATACCGCCGGAGGAACTGGGATACGGGGACGACGAACCGGAAGAGGACGCCTCGGACACGCCACGGGCTTCGGGCAGCAGCTTTGACGAGATTGACGACGCCTGCAAGACCGCCAAAAACCCGGACGCGACACAGGCGGAACGTGAAAAGGCGGCTAAGGTGTTCACCGACATGGAGGGCACGGAGTTGTACGAGAAAATGATGGAAGGCTCTTCGGAGATAGGCATCCGCATCAAGGGGCTTATCGAGATTCGGCTGAAGAAATCTGAAAAGGAGTTCGTCGTGCCGGACAACATCGAGGAGTTCGACATTCGCAACTATGTATGACAACAATAAAAGAAATGAACATGAAAGAATGACATCAACCCACGCGGCGAGGAAACGCAAGGCGCATCCCCATCCGCAACGGACACGCCCACGTCCGTGGAAACAAACGGGCATCCACTAAAACCAAAGTAAAGAAACAAAGTATCAACCGCCCGACAAAGGACCATCCACCCTTTTGACGGCAAAAAACAAGAACAGTTTATGAACAAGAACATCTTGAAAAACAGAAAAGCAATCCTCTCCGCGGCACTTGTCATCGCCGCAACCGCCTCCGCTTTCGCGCAGGGAAACGGCATCGCGGGCATCAACGAAGCCACCTCTATGGTGAGTTCTTATTTCGACCCCGGAACTAAACTGATATACGCCATCGGTGCAGTCGTCGGGCTTATCGGGGGCGTAAAAGTGTACGGCAAGTTTTCATCGGGCGACCCCGACACCAGCAAGACAGCCGCCTCGTGGTTCGGCGCGTGCATCTTCCTGATTGTTGCCGCCACCATCCTGCGCTCATTCTTCCTTTAATAAATAATGTATGGCTGAATACCCAATCAACAAGGGTATCGGCCGTCCGGTAGAGTTCAAGGGCTTGAAGGCACAGTACCTCTTCATCTTCTGCGGAGGTCTGCTGGCTCTCTTCGTCCTGTTCGTCATCCTCTACATGGTCGGTATCGACCAGTGGATATGTATCGGCTTCGGCGCGGCATCGTCCTCCCTCCTTGTATGGCAGACCTTCGCGCTGAACGCCCGGTACGGTGAACACGGGCTGATGAAATTAGGAGCGGCACGGAGCCATCCCCGATACCTTATCAACCGGCGGCGGATAACCCGTCTGTTCAAACGACAACGAAAGGAAGAAAGACAATGAGGAATACATCGAAAATGACAACACTGGAAAACAGGTTCCCACTTTTAGCGGTGGAGCATGGCTGCATCATCTCAAAGGACGCCGACATCACGGTGGCTTTCGAGGTGGAACTACCGGAACTTTACACCGTGACGGGTGCGGAGTACGAGGCGATACACAGTTGCTGGTGCAAGGCTATCAAGGTGCTGCCGGACTACTCCGTCGTCCACAAACAGGACTGGTTCATCAAGGAACGCTACAAACCGGAGCTTCAGAAGGACGACATGAGCTTTTTAAGCCGCTCTTTCGAGCGTCACTTCAACGAGCGTCCGTACCTGAAACACACCTGCTACCTCTACCTGACCAAGACAACAAAGGAGCGTAACCGGATGCAGAGCAATTTCAGCACGCTGTGCCGGGGACATATCATCCCGAAGGAGCTGGACAGGGAAACCACGACCAAGTTCTTGGAAGCCTGCGAACAGTTCGAGCGCATCATGAACGACAGCGGGCTTGTCAGGCTGCGCCGCCTCTCCACCGATGAGATTGTGGGTACTGAGGGAAAGACGGGACTTATTGAACGCTACTTCTCGCTCATGCCGGAAGGTGACACCACCTTGCAGGACATCGAGCTTTCGGCAAGGGAGATGCGCATCGGCGACAACCGCCTGTGTCTGCACACCCTCTCCGACGCGGAAGACCTGCCGGGCAAGGTGGCTACCGACACCCGTTACGAGAAGCTCTCCACCGACCGGAGTGACTGCCGACTGTCATTCGCCTCCCCGGTGGGGCTTCTGCTCTCCTGCAACCATATCTACAACCAGTATGTGCTGATAGACAACAGTGAGGAAACCTTGCAGAAGTTCGAGAAGTCCGCCCGTAACATGCAGTCGCTATCTCGCTATTCAAGGAGCAACAGCATCAACCGCGAGTGGATAGACCAATACCTGAACGAAGCCCATTCCTACGGACTGACCTCGGTACGGGCACACTTCAACGTCATGGCGTGGAGCGACGATGCGGAGGAACTGAAGCATATCAAGAACGACGTGGGCAGCCAGTTGGCAAGCATGGAATGCGTGCCGCGCCACAACACCATCGACTGCCCGACACTCTACTGGGCGGCGATACCCGGCAATGCGGCGGACTTCCCGGCGGAAGAGAGTTTCCACACCTTCATCGAACAGGCGGTGTGCCTGTTCACAGAGGAAACCAACTACCGCAGCTCGCTCTCGCCCTTCGGCATCAAGATGGTGGACAGGCTCACGGGAAAACCGCTGCACCTTGACATCTCCGACCTGCCCATGAAGCGAGGTATCACGACCAACCGCAACAAGTTCGTGCTGGGTCCTTCGGGCAGCGGCAAGTCTTTCTTCATGAACCACCTCGTGCGCCAATATTATGAGCAAGGCGCACATGTGGTATTGGTGGACACGGGAAACTCCTATCAGGGCTTGTGCGGCATGATCCGACGCAAGACAGGCGGAGCGGACGGTGTGTATTTCACCTACACGGAAGATAAGCCCATCAGCTTCAACCCGTTCTACACCGACGATTACATCTTCGACGTGGAGAAGAAGGACAGCATCAAGACCCTGTTGCTGACGCTCTGGAAGTCGGAGGACGACAAGGTGACAAAGACGGAGAGCGGCGAGCTGGGCAGTGCCGTGAGTGCCTATATTGAGCGCATCCAATCCGACCGTAGCATCGTGCCGTCGTTCAACACCTTCTACGAGTATATGCGTGACGACTACCGCAAGGAACTGGCACAGCGTGACATCAAGGTGGAGAAGTCCGACTTCAACATCGACAACATGCTCACCACCATGCGGCAGTATTACCGGGGCGGGCGTTACGATTTCCTGCTCAACTCCACGGAGAACATCGACCTGCTCGGCAAGCGGTTCATCGTCTTCGAGATAGATTCGATTAAAGAAAACCGCGAACTGTTCCCCGTCGTGACCATCATCATCATGGAAGCCTTCATCAACAAGATGCGGCGGCTGAAAGGCGTGCGGAAACAGCTTATCGTGGAAGAGGCTTGGAAGGCCCTCTCATCGGCGAACATGGCTGAATATCTGCGCTATATGTATAAGACGGTCAGAAAATATTACGGCGAGGCAATCGTGGTGACGCAGGAGGTGGACGACATTATCAGTTCTCCGGTGGTCAAAGAGAGCATTATCAACAACTCGGATTGTAAAATCCTGCTTGACCAAAGGAAATATATGAACAAGTTCGACCAGATACAGGCGTTGCTCGGACTGACGGAAAAGGAGAAGTCGCAGATACTCTCCATCAACATGGCGAACAACCCTTCACGGCTCTACAAGGAGGTGTGGATAGGCTTGGGCGGCACGCAGTCGGCGGTCTATGCCACGGAGGTCAGCGCGGAAGAGTATCTGGCGTACACCACCGAGGAAACGGAAAAAGTGGAGGTTTACCGTCTGGCGGAGAAGCTGGGCGACGACATCGAAGCCGCCATCCGGCAGCTTGCCGAAAGGCGGAGAAACAAGGAATAACTAAAAAACAGAATGTATCAACCAAAAAAGAAAAACGCGTATGAATTTACCAAAAGTGAAAATGCTGCAAGTCAGCAAGTGCCTTATCGGATTGGCGGTCATGATGCTGCAATCCTGCGACGTGGCCGACAACCGCCGCGACATGCTGTGCGGGAACTGGGAGAGCGTGGAGGGAAAACCTGACGTGCTTATCTACAAGGAGGGCGAAGCCTACAAAGTGACGGTGTTCCGTCGTAGCGGTCTGCGCCGCAAGCTCAAGCCGGAAACCTATCTCTTGCAGGAGGAGAACGGCAACCTGTTCATGAACACCGGCTTCCGCATCGACGTGTCCTACAACGAGGCCACGGATGTGCTGACTTTCTCGCCAAACGGGGACTATGTGCGGGTGAAGCCGCAGCCGGGACATCCGACCGAAGAATAACAACCACTAAAATCCAAAGTAACATGAGAACAAGAATAACAATGATTATCTGCCTGTGCCTGCTTTTCGCGGGCAGGGCAAGCGCACAGTGGGTCGTAAGCGATCCGGGCAATCTAGCGCAGGGCATCATCAATGCCTCCAAAAACATCATCCATACCTCCAAGACCGCCACGAACATGGTGAGCAACTTTCAGGAGACGGTGAAAATCTATCAGCAGGGCAAGAAGTATTACGATGCCCTCAAATCGGTGAACAATCTGGTCAAGGACGCCCGCAAGGTGCAGCAGACCATCCTGATGGTGGGCGACATCACAGACATCTATGTGAACAGTTTCCAACGGATGCTCCGTGACGGGAATTTCAGACCCGAAGAGCTTTCCGCAATCGCTTTCGGCTACACGAAACTGCTGGAGGAAAGCAACGAAGTGTTGACGGAACTCAGGAACGTGGTGAACATCACCACGCTCTCCATGACCGACAAGGAGCGCATGGACGTGGTGGAACGCTGCCACTCGAAGATGAAGCGTTACCGCAACCTCGTGAGCTACTACACGAACAAGAACATCTCCGTGAGTTACCTGCGTGCGAAAAAGAAGAACGACCTCGACCGCATCATGGGGCTGTACGGGAACATGAACGAAAGATACTGGTAGCCTATGAAGTTCGACAACCTTCATCAGATTTTACGTTCACTTTATGAGCAGATGATGCCGCTGTGTGGGGACATGGCTGGTGTGGCGAAAGGCATCGCCGGGCTGGGTGCGCTGTTCTACGTCGCCTACCGGGTATGGCAGTCGCTGGCGAGAGCTGAACCGATAGACGTATTCCCGATGCTCCGTCCTTTTGCCATCGGTCTGTGCATCATGTTCTTCCCGACTGTGGTGCTGGGCACGATAAACAGCATCCTCTCACCCGTCGTACAGGGCACGGCAAAGATGCTGGAGGCGGAAACGCTGGACATGAACCGATACCGGGAGCAGAAGGACAAACTGGAATACGAGGCGATGGTACGCAACCCCGAAACCGCCTACCTCGTGTCCAACGAGGAATTTGACAAGCAACTGGAGGAACTCGGCTGGTCGCCCTCCGACATGGTGACGATGGCGGGAATGTATATCGACCGGGGAATGTACAACATGAAGAAGAGCATCCGCGACTTCTTCCGCGAGATACTCGAACTGCTGTTCCAAGCCGCCGCCCTCGTGATAGACACCGTCCGCACCTTCTTTCTCGTGGTGCTGGCGATTCTCGGTCCGATAGCCTTCGCCCTGTCGGTATGGGACGGTTTCCAAAACACGCTCACGCAGTGGATATGCCGCTATATACAGGTCTATCTGTGGCTACCGGTATCGGACATGTTCAGCACCATACTGGCGAAGATACAGGTTCTGATGCTGCAAAACGACATCGAGCGGATGCAGGCAGACCCGAACTTCTCGCTGGATTCGAGCGACGGGGTGTATATCGTATTCCTCTGCATCGGCATCATCGGCTACTTTACCATTCCCACCGTTGCGGGCTGGATTATCCAAGCCGGAGGCATGGGCGGTTACGGTCGCAACGTGAACCAGATGGCGGGACGAGCCGGAAGCATGGCGGGCAGCGTGGCGGGTGCAGCCGCAGGAAACGCAGTCGGACGTGTCGGCAAATTGCTGAAATAATCAATGTGCAATCATAAATTGGAAAATATAAATGGAATTCAAATCACTTAGAAACATCGAATCGTCGTTCAGGCAGATACGCCTGTTCGGTATCGTCTTCCTCTCGCTGTGCGCCGTGGTGACGGTGTGGAGCGTGTGGAACTCCTACCGTTTCGCAGAGAAGCAACGGGAGAAAATCTATGTGCTGGACAACGGCAAGAGCCTGATGCTCGCCTTGTCTCAGGATTTGTCGCAGAACCGCCCGGCGGAGGCACGGGAACATGTGCGCCGTTTCCACGAGATGTTCTTCACGCTATCACCTGAAAAAAGCGCGATTGAACACAACGTGAAACGTGCCTTGCTGCTGGCGGACAAGAGCGTGTACCACTATTATTCGGACTTCGCGGAGAAGGGGTACTACAACCGCATCATCGCCGGGAACATCAACCAAGTGCTGAAGGTGGACAGCGTGGTGTGCGACTTCAACGCCTATCCCTACCGTGCCGTGACCTACGCCACACAGAAAATCATCCGGCAGAGCAACGTCACCGAGCGCAGCCTCGTGACCACCTGCCGCCTGCTGAACGCATCGCGGTCGGATGACAACCCGAACGGTTTTACCATCGAGGGTTTCACCATCATTGAGAACAAGGATTTACAGACTATCAAACGGTAACAGGACATGAAAAGTATCAGAAAATCAATGTGGGGCATGTATTGGAAACTCCACGACAAACGGAAACGCTTGGCGGCAAGTCTCAAAGGGTATCTGGACGGCTTGCCGCCGGAAACACGCCGCCGCATCGTGCTGGGGATGTTCGCCGCCTTCGCGGTGCTTGCCCTTTACACCTTCGGCAGAGCCGTCTATGACATCGGCAGGAACGACGGCTCACATATGGAAACGGGACACGCCGGACGGGTGGAACTGCCGACCCCGGCGGAAACAGGCAATCACTTAACACCTTATTTATATGGAACAGACAAAGAATGAACCGACGAAAGAGAACAAAGCTGCTCCCGAAACGGGGAAACCGAAAAAGGAGCGCGAACCGCTGACAGAGGCGCAACGGCTGAAACGGCAGAAGATGATCGTGCTGCCCGCTATGGTGTTGGTGTTCATCGGGGCGATGTGGCTGATATTCGCCCCGTCCTCCGGCAAGGAGCAACCGCCGGGAACGGACGGATACAACACCGAGATGCCCGACGCTGACAAGGCGAACCGGCAGATTATCGGCGACAAGCTGAAAGCCTACGAGCATGGGGAGATGGAAGAGCGTCAGGAGAGCCGCAACCGTGCCATCGGGCAGCTGGGCGACATGTTCGACCGCGAGATAGCGGGAACGGAGAACGGAGTGGACTTCGACCTCGCCAATCCGGGCGGCAAGGAAGAAAGGGCAAAGCCAGCCACGCCGCAGACCATCCAGTCCTCCGCAGCCGCCTACCGTGACCTGAACGCCACGCTCGGAAACTTCTACGACCAGCCGAAAAACGACAATGCGGAGATGGACGAATTGTTGGAGCGCATCGCATCGCTGGAGTCGGAACTGGAAAGCGAGAGGGGCAAGGCTTCCTCTATGGACGAGCAGGTGGCTCTTATGGAGAAGTCCTACGAGCTGGCGGCAAAGTACATGGGCGGTCAGAACGGAGGACAGCCATCGGCGGAACAGAGGGCAGAGCCAACTACCGTGCAGAAAGGGAAGAAGAACAAGGCAATGCCTATCAGACAGGTGGAGCATCAAGTAGTTTCTTCACTCTCACAGCCTATGAGTAACGCGGAGTTTGTCGCCGCCTTATCGCAGGAACGCAACCGGGGTTTCAACACGGCTGTCGGCACGGCGGAGGTATTGGACAGGAACACCATACCGGCGTGCGTGCATGGGGCGCAGAGCGTGACGGACGGGCAGACGGTAAGGCTGCGCCTGCTGGAGCCTATGGCGGTGGCAGGCAGGACAATACCCCGGGGTGCGGTGGTGGTCGGCACGGGCAAGATACAGGGTGAGCGGCTCGACATCGAGATTACCTCGCTGGAATACGACGGCACGATTATCCCCGTGGAGCTTGCGGTCTATGACACGGACGGACAGCCCGGCATCTTCATCCCGAACTCGATGGAGATGAACGCCGTCCGGGAGGTCGCCGCCAACATGGGCGGCTCGCTGGGAAGCAGCATCAACATCTCCACCAATGCCGGGGCGCAGCTCGCCTCCGACTTGGGCAAGGGGCTGATACAAGGCACGAGCCAGTACATCGCCAAAAAGATGCGAACCGTCAAGGTGCATCTGAAAGCCGGGTACAGGGTCATGCTTTACCAAGAAAAATATTGAAAACAATAAAAATTACCACTAAAATCCAAAAGTAATGAGAAAAGTAATCATCATGTTTGCCCTCGCTATGGGCATCATAACTGCCAACGCGCAGGAGAATGTAACCGTTGAAACGACCAACGGAAGTGAACAACCGACCTTGACGAAGGAGGTCTATCCGCAGAAGGAGGCGGACGGCG
The Phocaeicola salanitronis DSM 18170 genome window above contains:
- the traK gene encoding conjugative transposon protein TraK — protein: MEFKSLRNIESSFRQIRLFGIVFLSLCAVVTVWSVWNSYRFAEKQREKIYVLDNGKSLMLALSQDLSQNRPAEAREHVRRFHEMFFTLSPEKSAIEHNVKRALLLADKSVYHYYSDFAEKGYYNRIIAGNINQVLKVDSVVCDFNAYPYRAVTYATQKIIRQSNVTERSLVTTCRLLNASRSDDNPNGFTIEGFTIIENKDLQTIKR
- the traM gene encoding conjugative transposon protein TraM; its protein translation is MEQTKNEPTKENKAAPETGKPKKEREPLTEAQRLKRQKMIVLPAMVLVFIGAMWLIFAPSSGKEQPPGTDGYNTEMPDADKANRQIIGDKLKAYEHGEMEERQESRNRAIGQLGDMFDREIAGTENGVDFDLANPGGKEERAKPATPQTIQSSAAAYRDLNATLGNFYDQPKNDNAEMDELLERIASLESELESERGKASSMDEQVALMEKSYELAAKYMGGQNGGQPSAEQRAEPTTVQKGKKNKAMPIRQVEHQVVSSLSQPMSNAEFVAALSQERNRGFNTAVGTAEVLDRNTIPACVHGAQSVTDGQTVRLRLLEPMAVAGRTIPRGAVVVGTGKIQGERLDIEITSLEYDGTIIPVELAVYDTDGQPGIFIPNSMEMNAVREVAANMGGSLGSSINISTNAGAQLASDLGKGLIQGTSQYIAKKMRTVKVHLKAGYRVMLYQEKY
- a CDS encoding TraL conjugative transposon family protein — protein: MWGMYWKLHDKRKRLAASLKGYLDGLPPETRRRIVLGMFAAFAVLALYTFGRAVYDIGRNDGSHMETGHAGRVELPTPAETGNHLTPYLYGTDKE